Proteins encoded by one window of Agelaius phoeniceus isolate bAgePho1 chromosome 3, bAgePho1.hap1, whole genome shotgun sequence:
- the DSTN gene encoding destrin, whose translation MASGVQVADEVCRIFYDMKVRKCSTPEEIKKRKKAVIFCLSPDKKCIIVEEGKEILVGDVGVTVTDPFKHFVQMLPEKDCRYALYDASFETKESKKEELMFFLWAPEQAPLKSKMIYASSKDAIKKKFQGIKHECQANGPEDLNRACIAEKLGGSLVVAFEGSPV comes from the exons GCCTCCGGAGTACAAGTGGCCGATGAGGTGTGCCGTATCTTCTACGACATGAAAGTGCGGAAGTGCTCCACGCCGGAGGAGAtcaagaagaggaagaaggctGTCATCTTCTGCCTCAGTCCAGACAAAAAGTGCATTATTGTGGAGGAGGGCAAAGAGATTCTGGTGGGAGACGTCGGAGTGACAGTCACCGACCCTTTCAAGCACTTTGTGCAGATGCTTCCCGAGAAGGATTGCCGCTATGCCTTGTATGATGCAAGCTTCGAGACCAAGGAATCCAAAAAAGAAGAGCTGATGTTTTTCTTGTG GGCACCAGAACAAGCACCTCTCAAAAGTAAGATGATCTACGCAAGCTCCAAGGATGCAATCAAAAAGAAGTTTCAAG GCATAAAGCATGAATGCCAAGCAAATGGGCCAGAGGACCTGAACCGAGCTTGCATTGCTGAGAAGCTAGGAGGCTCCCTAGTCGTAGCTTTTGAAGGAAGTCCCGTGTAG